One segment of Micromonospora parathelypteridis DNA contains the following:
- a CDS encoding SigE family RNA polymerase sigma factor, protein MDPSLSEFDSFVRTRTAALLRSAYLLTGDQHLAEDLVQSALARTHRSWSRLHHSGNAEAYTRKTMYHLQVSWWRRRRVPESMPGDLPEPRGGDSGLDHAQQTSLRLTLRAALAKLSPKQRAVLVLRFFEDRTEAEAAELLGVTVGTVKSQTAKSLAKLRAVAPELAELYVLEGSTR, encoded by the coding sequence GTGGACCCATCGCTGAGTGAGTTCGACTCGTTCGTCCGTACCCGCACCGCGGCGCTGCTGCGCTCGGCGTATCTGCTGACCGGGGATCAGCACCTGGCCGAGGACCTGGTCCAGTCGGCCCTGGCCCGGACTCACCGCTCGTGGAGCCGGCTGCACCACAGTGGTAACGCCGAGGCGTACACCCGCAAGACCATGTACCACCTGCAGGTGTCCTGGTGGCGGCGACGCCGGGTACCCGAGTCGATGCCGGGCGATCTGCCGGAGCCACGCGGAGGCGACTCGGGCCTGGACCACGCGCAACAGACGAGCCTGCGGCTCACTCTCCGGGCGGCGCTGGCGAAGCTCTCCCCGAAACAGCGGGCCGTGCTGGTGCTGAGGTTCTTCGAGGACCGCACCGAGGCCGAGGCTGCCGAACTGCTCGGCGTCACGGTCGGCACCGTCAAGAGCCAGACGGCCAAGTCGCTGGCCAAGTTGCGCGCCGTCGCGCCCGAACTCGCCGAGCTGTACGTCCTGGAAGGGAGCACCCGATGA
- a CDS encoding SGNH/GDSL hydrolase family protein translates to MGWRSFVAVGDSFTEGMDDAYPDGTYRGWADLVATRLAVEAGPDFRYANLAIRGRLFPGVVAEQVPAAVAMKPDLISFAAGGNDVLRRTFDPDTLVARFDEVVRQLRSGGADVLLFRFADVMARLPGQRLVAPRVQLLNQAVGETAERHGAIMVDLYADDTFLNPMLWSTDRLHLSPAGHRRVAGQVLNALGVGCDEEWLMVPPHPTPSPWLAARAADVRWAGQHLAPWVKRRLTGRSSGDTVTAKRPLLGPIVD, encoded by the coding sequence GTGGGCTGGCGCAGTTTTGTCGCGGTCGGGGACAGTTTCACCGAGGGCATGGATGACGCGTACCCGGACGGCACCTACCGGGGCTGGGCCGACCTGGTGGCGACCCGGCTCGCCGTCGAGGCGGGCCCTGACTTCCGGTACGCGAACCTCGCCATCCGGGGCCGCCTCTTCCCCGGGGTGGTCGCCGAGCAGGTGCCGGCGGCGGTGGCGATGAAGCCCGACCTGATCAGCTTCGCGGCCGGAGGCAACGACGTGCTGCGCCGCACCTTCGACCCGGACACGCTGGTTGCCCGCTTCGACGAGGTGGTCCGGCAACTGCGTTCCGGCGGCGCCGACGTGCTGCTCTTCCGGTTCGCCGACGTGATGGCCCGACTGCCCGGCCAGCGCCTCGTCGCCCCTCGGGTGCAGTTGCTCAACCAGGCGGTCGGCGAGACCGCGGAACGCCACGGCGCGATCATGGTCGACCTGTACGCCGACGACACGTTCCTCAACCCGATGCTCTGGAGCACCGACCGGCTGCACCTGTCCCCGGCTGGCCACCGACGGGTTGCGGGGCAGGTGTTGAACGCCCTCGGGGTCGGGTGCGACGAGGAGTGGCTGATGGTCCCGCCGCACCCGACGCCGTCGCCGTGGTTGGCCGCCCGTGCCGCCGACGTGCGCTGGGCCGGTCAGCACCTCGCACCCTGGGTGAAGCGGCGGCTGACCGGTCGGTCGTCCGGCGACACGGTGACGGCGAAGCGTCCGCTGCTCGGGCCGATCGTCGACTGA
- a CDS encoding sulfurtransferase, which translates to MSVPNDPDPRLQSYADPRRLVTTEWLAEHLGDEGLVVVESDEDVLLYESGHIPGAVKVDWHLELNDQVTRDYLDAKSFAELCAAKGIGRGDTIVFYGDNFNWWAAYALWVFSLFGHADVRLLDGGRQKWIAEGRGVTRDKPARPRADYPVPLRDDAPLRAYREQVMAHIAAGRPLVDVRSPGEYTGEMLHMPDYPQEGALRGGHIPGAVSKPWKSAANEDGTFKTFDELRAIYADQLGLSPDDDVVAYCRIGERSSHTWFVLRHLLGYPQVRNYDGSWTEWGNLVRAPVVKGEQPGGLAA; encoded by the coding sequence ATGTCTGTGCCGAACGATCCTGATCCCCGCCTCCAGTCGTACGCGGACCCGCGGCGCTTGGTGACCACCGAATGGCTGGCCGAGCACCTGGGCGACGAGGGCCTCGTCGTCGTGGAGTCCGACGAGGACGTGCTGCTCTACGAATCCGGTCACATCCCCGGTGCTGTCAAGGTCGACTGGCACCTGGAACTGAACGACCAGGTGACCCGGGACTACCTGGATGCCAAGAGCTTCGCCGAGTTGTGCGCCGCGAAGGGCATCGGCCGGGGCGACACGATCGTCTTCTACGGCGACAACTTCAACTGGTGGGCCGCGTACGCCCTCTGGGTGTTCTCGCTCTTCGGCCACGCCGACGTGCGGCTGCTCGACGGCGGCCGGCAGAAGTGGATCGCCGAGGGGCGCGGGGTGACCCGCGACAAGCCGGCTCGCCCCCGCGCCGACTACCCGGTGCCACTGCGCGACGACGCGCCGCTGCGGGCCTACCGTGAGCAGGTCATGGCGCACATCGCCGCTGGTCGTCCGCTGGTCGACGTCCGGTCGCCGGGTGAGTACACCGGCGAGATGCTGCACATGCCGGACTACCCGCAGGAGGGTGCGCTGCGTGGTGGGCACATCCCGGGCGCGGTCAGCAAGCCGTGGAAGTCCGCCGCAAATGAGGACGGCACGTTCAAGACGTTCGACGAGCTGCGGGCGATCTACGCTGACCAGCTCGGGCTCAGCCCGGACGACGACGTAGTCGCGTACTGCCGGATCGGTGAGCGGTCCAGTCACACCTGGTTCGTGCTGCGGCACCTGCTGGGCTACCCGCAGGTGCGCAACTACGACGGCTCGTGGACCGAGTGGGGCAACCTGGTCCGAGCCCCCGTCGTCAAGGGCGAGCAGCCCGGCGGCCTCGCCGCCTGA
- a CDS encoding SigE family RNA polymerase sigma factor has product MAPTGNDGRDGYLAFVESHQHRLLRAAYLICGNRHQAEDLLQDALLKLALRWTSVRDGDPSAYVRAILYRDAVSWWRRRRREWLSASPPEQVAHDRDGALRLTLHDALGMLPPRQRAVLVLRYYEDLTEVATAEALGVTVGTVKSQCHAALRRLREVAPDLARDARPGQGAADLTTGLEVNP; this is encoded by the coding sequence ATGGCACCGACGGGGAACGACGGCCGCGACGGCTACCTCGCCTTCGTGGAGAGCCACCAACACCGGCTGCTCCGCGCGGCCTACCTGATCTGTGGCAACCGGCACCAAGCCGAAGATCTTCTCCAGGACGCCCTGCTCAAGCTGGCGCTGCGCTGGACCTCGGTCCGGGACGGCGATCCCTCCGCGTACGTGCGGGCCATCCTCTACCGGGACGCGGTGTCGTGGTGGCGTCGACGGCGGCGGGAATGGCTCAGCGCTTCCCCGCCGGAGCAGGTGGCCCACGACCGGGACGGCGCGTTGCGGCTGACACTGCACGACGCGCTCGGCATGCTGCCGCCACGGCAGCGGGCAGTCCTGGTGCTGCGCTACTACGAGGACCTGACCGAGGTCGCCACCGCCGAGGCGCTCGGGGTGACCGTCGGCACCGTGAAAAGCCAGTGTCATGCCGCGCTGCGTCGGCTCCGCGAGGTGGCCCCGGATCTCGCCCGCGACGCCCGACCGGGCCAGGGCGCGGCCGATCTGACCACCGGCCTGGAGGTGAACCCGTGA
- a CDS encoding TetR/AcrR family transcriptional regulator: protein MTASAQPTHPRRSDATRAAILRAARERFAADGYERATIRAIAADAQIDPSMVMRYYGSKEGLFAAAAEFDLRLPDLEAVPPTHLGEVLVRHFLARWEGDETLVALLRAASTNPGAAERMRGIFADQLTAAVAVFGTDPAMTARRAGLVASQILGLAFTRYIIRLPPMVDTPPEELVSWIAPTLQRYLTGTPES, encoded by the coding sequence ATGACAGCGTCCGCCCAGCCGACCCATCCGCGCCGCTCCGACGCCACCCGCGCGGCGATCCTGCGAGCCGCCCGGGAACGGTTCGCGGCGGACGGATACGAGCGCGCCACGATCCGGGCCATCGCCGCCGACGCCCAGATCGACCCGTCAATGGTCATGCGCTACTACGGCAGCAAAGAGGGGCTCTTCGCGGCGGCCGCCGAGTTCGACCTACGCCTGCCCGATCTGGAGGCGGTGCCGCCCACTCACCTCGGCGAGGTGCTGGTCCGGCATTTCCTCGCCCGCTGGGAAGGCGACGAGACGCTCGTGGCGTTGCTTCGCGCCGCCAGCACCAATCCGGGCGCGGCCGAACGCATGCGCGGCATCTTCGCCGACCAGCTCACCGCCGCTGTGGCCGTGTTCGGCACCGACCCGGCGATGACCGCCCGCCGTGCCGGCCTGGTGGCCAGTCAGATCCTCGGCCTCGCCTTCACCCGGTACATCATCCGCCTACCACCCATGGTGGACACACCACCCGAGGAGCTGGTCTCCTGGATCGCACCGACGCTGCAGCGCTACCTCACCGGGACGCCGGAGAGCTGA
- a CDS encoding FAD-dependent oxidoreductase, translating to MLRTSTDVLVVGAGPTGLATALTLARRGVEVTVLDQLAEPPTTSRAAVVHAYTLEVLDGIGAAAPLVAQGVRSPRFTVRDRDRVLLSVPFHELPSRFPYALLVSQSVTEEVLTERLADLGVQVRRPCRLTGLDVTADGVLAQVDGEALLRARYVVGADGLHSTVRQAAGIAFNGLSDAESFVLADVRVDSALPDEEVALFLARSGPLVWAPLPDGVVRLVAAVAVAPPAPDVAYLQTLLDERGPARRPGRVTEVLWGSRFRVHHRLADTFRAGPVLLAGDAGHVHSPAGGQGMNLGICDAVALGTAVADVLDGGPESLLDDYTARQRPMAEDVLSFAAGLTRLAAVSPAGRPARDVLLRLLGALPPARRKVALRLSGLSHREPTPR from the coding sequence ATGCTGCGCACGAGCACCGACGTCCTGGTGGTGGGCGCCGGCCCCACCGGTCTCGCCACCGCGCTGACGCTGGCCCGACGCGGGGTCGAGGTGACCGTGCTGGACCAACTGGCCGAGCCGCCGACGACCTCCCGCGCGGCGGTGGTGCACGCGTACACCCTGGAGGTGCTGGACGGGATCGGCGCCGCGGCGCCGCTGGTGGCCCAGGGAGTGCGGTCGCCGCGCTTCACCGTTCGTGACCGGGACCGGGTGTTGCTGTCGGTGCCGTTCCACGAGCTGCCGTCCCGCTTCCCCTACGCGCTGCTGGTCTCCCAGTCGGTCACCGAGGAGGTGCTCACCGAGCGGTTGGCCGACCTCGGCGTCCAGGTGCGGCGGCCGTGCCGGCTGACCGGGCTGGATGTGACTGCTGACGGGGTCCTCGCGCAGGTCGACGGTGAGGCGCTGCTGCGCGCCCGCTACGTGGTCGGTGCCGACGGCCTGCACAGCACCGTGCGGCAGGCGGCCGGCATCGCCTTCAACGGACTCAGCGACGCGGAGTCCTTCGTGCTCGCCGACGTGCGGGTGGACAGCGCCCTGCCCGACGAGGAGGTGGCGCTCTTCCTTGCCCGCTCCGGGCCGCTGGTCTGGGCGCCGCTTCCCGACGGCGTGGTCCGGCTGGTAGCCGCCGTGGCGGTGGCCCCGCCCGCACCGGACGTGGCGTACCTCCAGACGCTGCTCGACGAGCGTGGCCCGGCGCGACGCCCCGGCCGGGTGACCGAGGTGCTCTGGGGCTCCCGATTCCGGGTGCACCACCGGCTCGCCGACACCTTCCGAGCCGGGCCGGTGCTGCTGGCCGGGGACGCCGGGCACGTGCACAGCCCGGCTGGCGGGCAGGGCATGAACCTCGGCATCTGCGACGCGGTTGCCCTGGGCACCGCCGTGGCGGACGTGCTCGACGGAGGTCCGGAATCGCTGCTCGACGACTACACCGCCCGGCAGCGGCCGATGGCCGAGGACGTGCTGAGCTTCGCCGCCGGGCTGACCCGGCTGGCTGCCGTCTCCCCCGCCGGCCGTCCGGCCCGGGATGTGCTGCTCCGCCTGCTCGGCGCACTGCCGCCAGCCCGCCGGAAGGTCGCGCTGCGCCTGTCCGGGCTGTCCCATCGGGAACCGACACCGCGCTAG
- a CDS encoding DUF1772 domain-containing protein, with product MFNALEVFTTVLVGVLVGVEFSVAFVINRILNALPDDSGQLGRAHGGRMLGAVMPFWYITSLALVAVWAIARWDQHGNGLTVTAGALLALSVIMSILLLVPINNRGKTWTPENRPADWKQQMNRWDRLHYVRVAVIIAAFALLVAALT from the coding sequence CGCTCGAGGTGTTCACCACCGTGCTTGTCGGCGTGCTGGTGGGGGTGGAGTTCTCCGTCGCTTTCGTCATCAACCGGATCCTCAACGCGCTCCCGGATGACAGTGGCCAACTCGGCCGCGCCCACGGGGGCCGGATGCTCGGTGCCGTGATGCCGTTCTGGTACATCACCTCGCTCGCCCTCGTCGCGGTCTGGGCCATCGCCAGATGGGACCAGCACGGCAACGGCCTCACCGTCACCGCCGGCGCGCTGCTGGCCCTCAGCGTGATCATGTCGATCCTGCTGCTCGTCCCGATCAACAACCGGGGCAAGACGTGGACCCCGGAGAACAGGCCCGCGGACTGGAAGCAGCAGATGAACCGCTGGGACCGCCTCCACTACGTCCGCGTCGCCGTCATCATCGCCGCCTTCGCCCTGTTGGTCGCCGCCCTCACCTGA